A genomic region of Bacteroidota bacterium contains the following coding sequences:
- a CDS encoding IS5/IS1182 family transposase, with translation IIAEKYRNRRKKYNLRLNLIAGLYNFQL, from the coding sequence GAATTATTGCTGAAAAATATAGGAACAGAAGAAAGAAATATAACCTGAGACTTAATCTGATTGCTGGACTTTACAATTTTCAATTATGA